Sequence from the Microplitis demolitor isolate Queensland-Clemson2020A chromosome 7, iyMicDemo2.1a, whole genome shotgun sequence genome:
ATACATGTGTATAGCTGACAACGGAATACCACCCCCGGCGAGTTACAAATTTCGACTCGAGGTACAATGTAAgtcaaagtttataatttcatttgttatcgcattatttaatttagtaatttctaAGCTCCctcattattcattattaatcaCAATAAAATCACgagcttatatattttaatttaacatgaaacaaatttacaatatatttttttacagttccACCTTTCATTAGAGTATGCCaccaaattataaaagttCAGTTGGGCGGAATGGCGATATTAGAATGCGAAGTCGAAGCATTTCCAGAGCCAACAACATGGTGGGAAAGAGACGACGGGAAACCTTTGGACATATCGCCAAAACACCGAATGGAAATTTATGACAAAAGAGATCTATACAAAGTAATTTTCCAATCAACTgatatattaatgataaatatttaagaagtgataaattaaaatcatatttcaGTTCAAAATGCGTCTCAACATCACTAAAATAACTTACCAAGATCACGGGTCTTATCACTGTACCGCTAAAAATGTAATATCTATAACAAAGGGCACAGTGATGGTTTATGGTTTGTtactaaaacaattttttattccatattATTTCCATTTCATTCTATTCTGCTATTCTATTTAAACTTTATACACATTTATAAcagctataaaaaatttatcgtttattttttatatcgtcACGTACGAACGTATCCAGATGGCACAAAAAGAGTATCGATGGATAGTGGAGAGTTACGACGGGAGGTAGTTTATGGTGAGCGGCCACCCAAAAAAGTTGATATCCATGATATTTGTCCGCCTCAACTCAGTTGTGACAATTGTCCTCAAAACAAATGCGGTTTTTCCGACTTCGGCGGATGCTTCGACATCAGGCCGCTCGCTACACATGATAATTACACTGGATTGCCTCCCCGGCAGGGTGGTcagttaattcaaaaatattagctaaaaatcattattattattttataagctCGTTGTAGATATTAAAATTGACAAcagttttcttttaatattttttattaataacatttatgttCTTCGCATATATAATGGACATGAATATTTatgaagtatatatatatatatatatgtatataaattttcaatatgtaTATTAGTGGGCATACTGGAAGCCGTTGGGAAACCCGTATTCAAAGGGAATATGGATGATACTCACGGATATTGGATGTATGATGCTCTACCCAGAACAGAATCTATATCTGAGAAACTATGGGTTACACGTAGTAACAATTCCtggtatatttttgaatataataaaaaagatgatgTCAAGAGAGGTCAATCACGTGCTATACGCTTACCCTATCCATTCAAGGTATCgctttataaaaaacttttttactatttttattttttgtttaacgtTTCAATCATACTTTTAATTGACGAAGAAAAGCCAAAcgaatgtttttaaatttttgaccgCACTATTGATTCGAGATGAAACGAGTATTTTGCCCTCTGTGTTGTTTGTTCTTCATATCATTGGGTATTGgtaaatttacttatattttataaatatagtgaataagtatatacagtaaataaataaatattggtcattaataataaacacatTATAAATGCACTGCGAATTCTATTATCGGACAAATACGGTTTTGGTGCACTCGCTTCGTTGCTTTGTTTACTCATGCCGAAATATTTCACGGCCAAATAATTCACATTCtgggtaaataaatatgtgcatatatatatatatatatatatatatatatatatatatatatatgtatttctGATAGAATATCCAATATCTTGCGATATTATTTCCGCGATATCCATGTCCTGATaagaaaaacattaatttatttatcgcgTTTCCGTATCTGGGCGTCGTCCTTTAAAGTCGGGCTTTAAAATACAATCCTTGggtataaataatcaataaacttaataaattatctaaaggGTAATGGGCATGTTGTCTACAACGGATCATTTTTCTACAACCCAGAAAATCGATCATCGATATATCGGTTGGATTTAAGTACTGCTCAAACAACCCACAATACACCGCACTACAGCATGGAATTAATTTTACcaggattaaaaataaacaataataattatttgtactcACGTGACCACGATTCGAGTTACGTGGATTTTGATGTAGACGAAAatggtaagttttctttatCTTTCAAACACACCACTGAACTCGGTATTTACAAATGAATAAACACTAATACAATTTAACGTTTACGTATAATTCCGTTTGGCTAAATCTAACTAACGGTTTATCTTAAGGTTTATGGGTCATTTATGGTCTGCCATTAAACTATACAGCTGTGCTAAAAGTTGATATCGTAAAAATGAAAGCTCAACAGGCCTGGAATATAAGTATCGATCATCATAGATTCGGAGAAATGTTCATTGCATCCGGTGTCCTTTACGCAGTCCACAATGTGACTGGTCCTAGTCTGGAAATACGGTGCTGACATTTATTTgaatctattaattatttattacttgcttttaatataacaaaacttactttaatatttttaataacaaataataatatttttagactAGCGCTGGATTTATACAGGCACGCGATACTAGATGTACACTTGTCCTTTTCGAATCCGTATCGCAAAACGACAATGATACGCTATAATCACAGGATGAaagtttgtatttataattaacaaagttttaataattatttactagtaGTTGCAGCACCTCAAACGCGACGCGTTATCGATGTCATCTACACTCCTTTACAATTTAAACCCGCTAAACTTTAACTTGTtactactattttttcattgtgCACTACATTAATTTAACAACCAATCCATTATAatgagaatttataattaagtatacGCAATTTAGAGTCGGCTTTGATATCCCGTGATAAATTaacttctaaaaaaatttaagattttttgtgGTGCGTCAATTTGTATCTTCGGGCTtacgattatttaaaattattttttttgtgatgatGAGATCGTTCTAGTCGAcgagtttaataaaaaacagaagaatttagattttaattacACGTTTGAGGTGCTCTGCTGTAGAGAAAATGCTTATAATTGGACTCTATTCtgtcatataaaatatttaaatatatatatatatgtatatatttttttttaggaattgTATACGTGGGACAAAGGAAATTTACTAGCATATCCGGTAAAATATCAAGACACTAATAATACAAGCGGACTAtattaattgtatattttaaaataaaaaaccaataaaactaaataaagttaaattaaattataagaaaataattgatcaatttaCAAGAGTATTGCGATCCAGAAGTTTGAGCTTCTGATCTGCGGGAgaagtttaaaagtttcacCAAGATCtgtcttttaattaaatagcgTCAGTATCGGTTTACTTCCGGGTATCGTCGACTTACCAAGACGATCACGTGATTGAATTCTCTCTGAGcacaatcaataattataattataattaaaaaacttgcTCTCATAATTtcccttttttattattttttttaactttaatatatatctggtatttattaatataaatataaatatatataatatataactaataattttttatgtatgttaaataaagataattatataattaaatgtttaaatattctcttatcttattttctactaaggtatttcattatcaataaggtgagttatatatttacatatatattctgttgtcagtattcatatattttttctttgacgttgttttaaattttttttttcagactctcggtttttctgtttattatgGAATACATTTCATTGATTTCATTTCGTTATAAAGCTTCATTGTGTTATTGCTGTACAATAAGTaaatctctctctctctctctctctctctctctctctctctctctctctctctctatatatatatatatatatatgtaataaaaatataattttgtaatttttttaaccataatttttttttttttattaaatgccAGTAAAAGCGtgataagaataatttttcaactcgAGTCggtgatataaaataattttatttgttctgTTCCTCTTTGTTTTATATCTCATTCGAATAGAAAGTGTTTTAATTATGTTGACATTTATCTTTTAACTGCGTTCCCTTTGCCGTATGGTGATACTGGCTCGGCAAATGTTTTCATTGCTAGCTCTTAAGTCCCTTTAGCACGCGTACGCTTACGAGAAATAATGATTAGCACACAGTGTGTCGTGACGGGTTTACTACGTCTGGGTCAAAGTACTTTGTACAGGTCAAAGTAACTCTCTTTAACTTAACTTATTTCTGCTACGTGAATACTCAACAAATCttctttttattatacatacatttaaactttttttagctctcaaaaaaatctccactcaaaaaaagttattttttacttttattaaaatatgcatTTACTTTAgcattttaaagataaatattcatgttaaatatatactcatatttaataatcgcggattcattgatattttataaatatatttttattttatttaaatttacattcgTTCAAATTGCAATTCTGGAAGTAacttaatttcatttactgtcttttttattatattttattgattttaacgcaaatgtatttaatatattgatttattctCTTAcgtattgaaataatttgaatattacaaagaaatcaatattcaaattaaatatttctataaatttatgtattttaaatttcttagaaattaaaaaatttttttctcaggaCATTTTAGagaacaatttttgaaaatcgtttcaatttaaaaaaaaaatgataaataaattttattaacattgaaaaatatttattccgTGTAAAATTTGtacattttctatttaaaaataatttatttaacaaacgTGAGGCCAGGATAGAGCGGGTATCcattgtaaatataaacagGCCGGTTGAATGCAAAAGAATTGGCAACAGCGAGAGCAGGATTAAGTTGGGAATCATCATCTTGAACGTTGAATGGAGTCGTAGGTTCCCTTGTCCGTGGGGTGGTTATTGTCGTAGCTGTCGACGTCATTCTCGGGGCAATCTCTGTTGTTGAAGT
This genomic interval carries:
- the LOC103574426 gene encoding uncharacterized protein LOC103574426, which codes for MSAMQTGRDNEPGPKLVGLQTNILIYLVLSQFLIQIGTFIYLCAYISRLENEIQELVAEVTDTDAENTIDGTNDSVRRKRSSALPLPEDNAVSEVFRIRDEKDSVKETKRGTISPEGAPGDTISSLVPNSDSWLWLTADTRVPFDAMDTLCRKSAEYCPPGLPGIPGPPGVPGDRGLPGIAGPIGPEGPPGIPGYTGERGPRGEPGPPGLDGRDGIPGEPGLDGIPGRSGLDGIPGTDGKPGRDGIPGLPGRNGTDGKRGLKGATGNPGPQGPPGARGERGIPGTPGKDGSPGIPGVVAWEVRRNDSKTNELLIPPSILSENLPQHVTSVPERSYLQLQCGASGNPRPVIQWSKISGMAIPMGSWHVSSVIGTILNITVVNREHMGEYMCIADNGIPPPASYKFRLEVQFPPFIRVCHQIIKVQLGGMAILECEVEAFPEPTTWWERDDGKPLDISPKHRMEIYDKRDLYKFKMRLNITKITYQDHGSYHCTAKNVISITKGTVMVYDGTKRVSMDSGELRREVVYGERPPKKVDIHDICPPQLSCDNCPQNKCGFSDFGGCFDIRPLATHDNYTGLPPRQGVGILEAVGKPVFKGNMDDTHGYWMYDALPRTESISEKLWVTRSNNSWYIFEYNKKDDVKRGQSRAIRLPYPFKGNGHVVYNGSFFYNPENRSSIYRLDLSTAQTTHNTPHYSMELILPGLKINNNNYLYSRDHDSSYVDFDVDENGLWVIYGLPLNYTAVLKVDIVKMKAQQAWNISIDHHRFGEMFIASGVLYAVHNVTGPSLEIRLALDLYRHAILDVHLSFSNPYRKTTMIRYNHRMKELYTWDKGNLLAYPVKYQDTNNTSGLY